Proteins encoded in a region of the Vicia villosa cultivar HV-30 ecotype Madison, WI linkage group LG5, Vvil1.0, whole genome shotgun sequence genome:
- the LOC131606831 gene encoding F-box protein At2g27310-like, protein MVVASTPSEGKTETMMAASSSSSTSSIITMHHDIIHTHILTRLDAATLATTASTCSHLRHLCIDDNLWRKICTATWPSLADPTTCHIISTFPNRHRSLFSDAFPVLHHFSCNSKPLSSPPPIEIISAVDVFYKGKPVFSRVRRTETTKNSFLSSPLWIEILEPNELVPTEVKFVRKDDELLKHLEENLSLSWILLDPTGKRSANVSSRKPVLVRRHWLTRDVEILFAVTMAGEARRATETVQCTVKVTCCGKVGGELHVREVSLVMEDMDGGKVSGKEGVMILQKAMEFGERKKVGEVGEMMERFDRFLSVVRERRERKYRRQKERDGVSMVVAFVVCVWFCYLAGF, encoded by the coding sequence ATGGTTGTTGCTTCAACACCATCGGAAGGAAAAACCGAAACCATGATGGctgcttcatcatcatcatcaacatcaagcaTCATcaccatgcatcatgacatcatcCATACACACATCCTCACACGCCTCGACGCCGCCACGCTGGCAACAACCGCCTCCACTTGCTCTCACCTCCGCCACCTCTGTATAGACGACAATCTCTGGCGAAAAATCTGCACCGCCACGTGGCCTTCTTTAGCCGACCCCACCACCTGCCACATCATCTCAACTTTCCCAAACCGCCACCGTTCGCTCTTCTCCGACGCATTCCCGGTACTTCATCATTTCTCTTGCAACTCAAAGCCTCTTTCGTCTCCTCCTCCGATAGAGATCATCTCCGCCGTGGATGTTTTCTACAAAGGTAAGCCGGTGTTCTCGAGAGTTCGGCGAACCGAAACAACAAAGAATTCATTTCTTTCATCTCCGCTATGGATTGAAATTCTAGAGCCGAACGAGTTAGTTCCGACGGAGGTGAAGTTCGTGAGAAAGGACGATGAACTGCTGAAGCATTTGGAGGAGAATTTATCCTTAAGCTGGATCCTACTCGATCCCACCGGGAAACGATCGGCGAATGTTTCGAGCCGGAAGCCGGTTTTAGTACGGCGGCACTGGCTAACAAGAGACGTGGAGATTCTCTTTGCAGTGACGATGGCGGGGGAGGCGCGACGCGCGACGGAGACAGTGCAGTGTACGGTGAAGGTCACGTGCTGTGGGAAAGTCGGAGGGGAGTTGCACGTGAGGGAGGTGAGTTTAGTGATGGAGGATATGGATGGAGGGAAGGTGAGTGGGAAAGAAGGGGTTATGATTTTGCAGAAGGCGATGGAGTTTGGGGAGAGGAAGAAAGTGGGTGAAGTGGGAGAGATGATGGAGAGGTTTGATAGGTTTTTGAGTGTGGTTAGGGAGAGGAGAGAGAGGAAATATAGAAGACAGAAGGAAAGGGATGGTGTTTCTATGGTGGTTGCGTTTGTTGTTTGTGTTTGGTTTTGTTACCTTGCTGGTTTCTGA